The following coding sequences lie in one Myxococcus xanthus genomic window:
- a CDS encoding TerC family protein has product METFPSVGSPGLWAGFVAFVIAMLALDLGVFHRKAHVVKFKEALGWSALWVSLALVFGAGVWWKFGPEPGLQFITGYLIEKSLSVDNIFVFVVIFSALRIPSLYQHRVLFWGILSALALRAIMIFAGVAMLARFHWLIYVFGGFLILTGVKLFLQRNKEDNPEEGALMRLARRTIPSTPNFDGHHFFTVENGRKLATPLLMALLLVEASDILFALDSIPAIFAVTTDPFIVFTSNIFAILGLRSMFFMLAGAVEKFSYLKVGLSAVLVFVGTKMAVIDFVKVPPEVSLSVIAGLLGASIVASLIKSRNTPTGDADAPKV; this is encoded by the coding sequence ATGGAAACCTTCCCAAGCGTCGGCAGTCCGGGCCTGTGGGCCGGCTTTGTCGCCTTCGTCATCGCGATGCTGGCGCTCGATCTCGGCGTCTTCCACCGCAAAGCCCACGTGGTGAAGTTCAAGGAGGCCCTGGGCTGGAGCGCGTTGTGGGTCAGCCTGGCGCTCGTCTTCGGCGCGGGTGTCTGGTGGAAGTTCGGGCCCGAGCCCGGCCTCCAGTTCATCACCGGCTACCTCATCGAGAAGTCGCTCTCCGTCGACAACATCTTCGTCTTCGTCGTCATCTTCTCGGCGCTGCGAATCCCCTCGCTGTACCAGCACCGGGTCCTCTTCTGGGGCATCCTCAGCGCGCTGGCGCTGCGAGCCATCATGATTTTCGCGGGCGTGGCGATGCTGGCCCGCTTCCACTGGCTCATCTACGTCTTCGGCGGCTTCCTCATCCTCACGGGCGTGAAGCTCTTCCTCCAGCGCAACAAGGAGGACAACCCGGAGGAAGGCGCGCTGATGCGTCTGGCCCGGCGGACCATCCCCTCGACGCCCAACTTCGACGGGCACCACTTCTTCACCGTGGAGAACGGCCGCAAGCTGGCCACGCCGCTGCTGATGGCGCTGTTGCTGGTGGAGGCGTCGGACATCCTCTTCGCGCTCGACTCCATCCCCGCCATCTTCGCCGTGACGACGGACCCCTTCATCGTCTTCACGTCCAACATCTTCGCCATCCTCGGCCTGCGCTCCATGTTCTTCATGCTGGCCGGCGCGGTGGAGAAGTTCAGCTACCTGAAGGTGGGCCTCTCCGCGGTGCTCGTCTTCGTCGGCACGAAGATGGCGGTCATCGACTTCGTGAAGGTGCCGCCCGAGGTGTCCCTGTCGGTCATCGCCGGCCTGCTGGGCGCGAGCATCGTCGCGTCGCTCATCAAGTCCCGGAACACGCCCACCGGCGACGCCGACGCGCCCAAGGTCTGA
- a CDS encoding carbohydrate-binding protein: MTRNRFLSSTCGALFALAAITGCGNEAGNEDSNAPGRTEPPGQSPQVPAPSPSEQTPGGQTPGTPEPGDSDTSPDDPVATTPPDEPSTNPEDPSTEPEQPVESGADKFGVTMIHPSAAGGEQWFLADDAMSDSRFDPQDDLTRNSDGSWNLKSDKVRMNVFTSTGYKPKEIATYDRDVLASRGYMQSPNDWKNIEMTGFVKLNSASDESDNFDMYARGGKHNDDHEGCEGSSYKGALHFNGQARFQKEAWHVSYEQAPYKKVTEPLTGRWVGFKTVMRNTQVNGKEAVHLEMYLNENADKVSWEKVYDFVDAGDWGGDAEHCGGADGAIPLTWGGPIATFRWDSTDDVDFKWLSVREIAPEQ, translated from the coding sequence TTGACTCGGAATCGTTTTCTGTCCTCGACGTGTGGTGCGCTCTTCGCTCTCGCCGCCATCACGGGCTGCGGGAATGAAGCTGGCAACGAGGATTCGAATGCGCCAGGGCGGACCGAGCCCCCTGGTCAGTCTCCGCAGGTGCCTGCTCCCTCTCCGTCCGAGCAGACGCCCGGTGGCCAGACCCCCGGCACCCCGGAGCCTGGGGACTCTGACACGTCGCCGGATGACCCTGTCGCCACCACGCCGCCCGACGAGCCCTCGACCAATCCCGAGGACCCGTCGACCGAGCCCGAGCAGCCTGTCGAGTCGGGCGCGGACAAGTTCGGCGTGACGATGATCCACCCGTCCGCCGCCGGTGGTGAGCAGTGGTTCCTGGCCGACGACGCGATGTCCGACAGTCGTTTCGATCCGCAGGACGACCTTACGCGCAACTCGGACGGCTCCTGGAATCTCAAGAGCGACAAGGTGCGCATGAACGTCTTCACGTCCACCGGCTACAAGCCGAAAGAGATCGCCACGTATGACCGTGACGTGCTCGCCAGCCGTGGCTACATGCAGTCGCCAAACGACTGGAAGAACATCGAGATGACGGGCTTCGTGAAGCTCAATTCCGCGTCCGATGAGTCCGACAACTTCGACATGTATGCGCGTGGCGGGAAGCACAACGACGACCACGAGGGCTGTGAGGGCAGCAGCTATAAGGGCGCGCTGCACTTCAATGGCCAGGCTCGTTTCCAGAAGGAGGCGTGGCACGTCTCCTACGAGCAGGCGCCGTACAAGAAGGTGACGGAGCCGCTGACGGGCCGCTGGGTGGGCTTCAAGACGGTGATGCGGAACACGCAGGTCAACGGCAAGGAGGCCGTGCACCTGGAGATGTACCTCAACGAGAACGCCGACAAGGTCTCCTGGGAGAAGGTCTACGACTTCGTGGACGCCGGTGACTGGGGTGGTGACGCCGAGCACTGCGGCGGCGCGGATGGCGCGATTCCGCTCACGTGGGGCGGCCCCATCGCCACGTTCCGTTGGGACAGCACCGACGACGTGGACTTCAAGTGGCTGTCCGTGCGCGAAATCGCGCCGGAGCAGTGA
- a CDS encoding Rieske 2Fe-2S domain-containing protein has product MHITFLGHAGFVVETAGAIVVMDPWLSSRGAFDSAWMQLPCNHHLAPRVREKLETPGKERYLYVSHEHKDHFDPEFLATIRQRDFTVLVPRFHRSELQDVFARYGCKQVLACEDGHEVPIKGGYVKLFVSEQGTNRDSAVMVRGDGQCFLNINDCKLHDRMGRIVAEEGPIDVFSAQFSGAIWHPTCYEYPTETYAAISLKKRESKFEAVARTLEVIHPRAYIAAAGPAAFLDPAQFHLNFEKVNIFPNATQLFAFLRQRLPQGKTRYLEPMPGDVLDAKSLEFVSQVAERVTPENLKAYLHDYAKRQESVFRERRRNLLVAEVAEIHERLRVELQRKLDLLDLHERVGMPLYVELTELPEQLLRVDFKARRVHVVADIQEEVRYTLKTSAADVGRVLDRKLTWEDFLLSFRLRLSRNPDVYEPVLHGFLGVEIEDMREFCEGIRSTESQRERTVVEAGGRRFSIQRFCPHQGADLSEGWVEEGRYLVCPRHRWQFDLDAGGVCTQNTSTLCAELLPEREQEKPQTPAADPQPQL; this is encoded by the coding sequence ATGCACATCACTTTCCTGGGCCACGCCGGGTTCGTCGTGGAGACGGCGGGGGCCATTGTCGTCATGGACCCGTGGCTGTCGTCCCGCGGGGCATTCGACTCGGCGTGGATGCAGTTGCCGTGCAACCACCACCTGGCGCCGCGCGTGCGGGAGAAGCTGGAGACGCCCGGCAAGGAGCGCTACCTCTACGTCAGCCACGAGCACAAGGACCACTTCGACCCGGAGTTCCTGGCCACCATCCGCCAGAGGGACTTCACGGTGCTGGTGCCGCGCTTCCACCGCTCCGAACTGCAGGACGTGTTCGCCAGGTATGGCTGCAAGCAGGTCCTCGCCTGCGAGGACGGCCACGAGGTCCCCATCAAGGGCGGCTACGTGAAGCTGTTCGTGTCGGAGCAGGGGACCAACCGTGACTCCGCGGTGATGGTGCGCGGTGACGGGCAGTGCTTCCTCAACATCAACGACTGCAAGCTCCATGACCGGATGGGGCGCATCGTCGCGGAGGAGGGGCCCATCGACGTGTTCTCCGCGCAGTTCTCCGGGGCCATCTGGCACCCCACCTGCTACGAGTACCCGACGGAGACCTACGCGGCCATCTCGCTGAAGAAGCGGGAGAGCAAGTTCGAGGCGGTGGCGCGCACGCTCGAGGTGATTCATCCGCGGGCGTACATCGCGGCGGCCGGGCCCGCGGCCTTCCTGGACCCGGCGCAGTTCCACCTCAATTTCGAGAAGGTGAACATCTTCCCGAACGCGACGCAGCTCTTCGCCTTCCTGCGGCAGCGCCTGCCCCAGGGGAAGACGCGCTACCTGGAGCCGATGCCCGGGGACGTGCTGGACGCGAAGTCGCTGGAGTTCGTCTCGCAGGTGGCCGAGCGCGTGACGCCGGAGAACCTGAAGGCGTACCTGCACGACTACGCGAAGCGGCAGGAGTCCGTGTTCCGCGAGCGGCGGCGCAACCTGCTCGTCGCGGAGGTGGCGGAGATTCACGAGCGGCTGCGCGTGGAGCTGCAGCGCAAGCTGGACCTCCTCGACCTGCACGAGCGCGTGGGCATGCCGCTCTACGTGGAGCTGACGGAGCTTCCGGAGCAGCTGCTGCGCGTGGACTTCAAGGCGCGCCGTGTCCACGTGGTGGCGGACATCCAGGAAGAGGTCCGCTACACGCTGAAGACGAGCGCGGCCGACGTGGGGCGCGTGTTGGACCGCAAGCTCACGTGGGAGGACTTCCTGCTGTCGTTCCGCCTGCGCCTGAGCCGCAACCCGGACGTATACGAGCCGGTGCTGCACGGCTTCCTGGGTGTGGAGATCGAGGACATGCGCGAGTTCTGCGAGGGCATCCGCTCCACCGAGTCCCAGCGGGAGCGCACGGTGGTGGAGGCCGGTGGGCGGCGCTTCTCCATCCAGCGCTTCTGCCCCCACCAGGGCGCCGACCTGTCCGAGGGCTGGGTGGAGGAGGGGCGCTACCTGGTGTGCCCGCGCCACCGTTGGCAGTTCGACCTGGACGCCGGAGGCGTGTGCACGCAGAACACGTCCACGCTCTGCGCGGAGCTGCTGCCCGAGCGCGAGCAGGAGAAGCCCCAGACGCCGGCGGCGGACCCGCAGCCTCAGCTGTAA
- a CDS encoding glycosyltransferase — protein MELFPIQLLFMVVLMNRYVLGPLLRRLKGRQFDRVDDTYLPRVAIVIPLFNEGEGIYHGVRSLLEQDYPSHLLQIVVVDDCSKDDSYAWALKAAEGNPNVIVMRNPENMGKRKGINRAVKAATDAEIIVSVDSDVIVDKAAVRQLVRRFVSPRIAAVGGRTYVTNRHHNWMTRMIEIKFHFAQEWLKDLERSFRQVMCLSGCLTAYRRHVLLELEPILEARAIAGIPIKYGEDRFLTRQIVKHDYETVYTLDAFCFTAAPSTLAGYFSQQLRWRRSNLVDLLGGLSHAWRLHPVVTVHYVSQLALLLSYPLVIVHNVLTGEFWDILAFHFLIIGLLGVIYRIETRHLPADRRVHGASFLPMALLMPVTYALFTPLALLTLDSGSWETRGSANTAPETSPADSGGRFPPTHAGEGTTP, from the coding sequence ATGGAGCTCTTTCCAATTCAGTTACTTTTCATGGTGGTTCTGATGAACCGCTATGTCCTCGGGCCATTGCTACGGCGCCTGAAGGGGCGGCAGTTCGACAGAGTCGACGACACCTACCTCCCACGAGTCGCCATCGTCATCCCGCTGTTCAACGAAGGCGAAGGCATCTACCACGGCGTTCGCAGTCTCCTGGAGCAGGACTATCCCAGCCACCTGCTGCAAATCGTGGTGGTGGATGACTGCTCCAAGGATGACAGCTACGCCTGGGCACTGAAGGCGGCGGAGGGAAATCCCAACGTCATCGTCATGCGCAACCCGGAGAACATGGGCAAGCGCAAGGGCATCAACCGCGCGGTGAAGGCCGCCACGGACGCGGAAATCATCGTCTCGGTGGACTCGGACGTCATCGTCGACAAGGCCGCCGTCCGCCAGTTGGTGCGCCGCTTCGTCAGCCCGCGCATCGCCGCGGTGGGCGGCCGCACCTACGTGACGAACCGTCATCACAACTGGATGACGCGGATGATTGAAATCAAGTTCCACTTCGCCCAGGAGTGGCTCAAGGACCTGGAGCGCAGCTTCCGCCAGGTGATGTGCCTGTCGGGCTGCCTCACCGCGTACCGCCGCCACGTGCTGCTGGAGCTGGAGCCCATCCTCGAGGCGCGAGCCATCGCGGGCATCCCCATCAAGTACGGCGAGGACCGGTTCCTCACGCGGCAGATCGTCAAGCACGACTACGAGACGGTCTACACGCTGGACGCCTTCTGCTTCACCGCCGCGCCGTCGACGCTGGCCGGGTACTTCTCCCAGCAACTCCGGTGGCGCCGCTCCAACCTGGTGGACCTGCTGGGCGGCCTGTCACACGCCTGGCGGCTCCATCCGGTGGTGACGGTCCACTACGTGTCACAGCTCGCGCTGCTCCTCTCCTACCCGCTGGTCATCGTGCACAACGTCCTGACCGGCGAGTTCTGGGACATCCTCGCCTTCCACTTCCTCATCATCGGATTGCTGGGAGTCATCTATCGAATCGAAACGCGGCACCTTCCCGCGGACCGCCGGGTCCACGGCGCCAGCTTCCTGCCCATGGCCCTGCTGATGCCGGTGACGTACGCGCTCTTCACACCGCTGGCACTTCTGACGCTGGACTCGGGGAGTTGGGAGACACGGGGCAGCGCCAACACCGCTCCCGAGACGTCGCCGGCCGACTCCGGGGGCCGCTTTCCTCCCACCCATGCTGGTGAGGGCACTACACCATGA
- a CDS encoding 4'-phosphopantetheinyl transferase family protein — protein sequence MPTDFQPLALRPDEVHVWIVEPERIDDRRLLDAYWSLLDAKERDKQQRFRFERHQRQYLVSHALVRLTLSRYAPVPPEAWAFDTNAYGRPMVRGEWGPKLRFNLSHTDGMALVAVGWDAELGADVEDAQRKGETVEIADHYFAASEVAALKSLPPERHRERFFEYWTLKESYIKARGAGLSLPLEQFAFHLEPGQAPRISFDPRMQDVPEAWQFVQLRPSERHQAAVAVNRPRGQPLTVRWQFTVPLAGDTPPRFQAA from the coding sequence ATGCCGACAGACTTCCAGCCCCTGGCGCTGCGTCCGGATGAAGTCCATGTATGGATTGTCGAGCCCGAGCGCATCGACGACCGGCGCCTCCTGGATGCCTACTGGTCGCTGCTGGACGCGAAGGAGCGCGACAAGCAGCAGCGCTTCCGCTTCGAGCGGCACCAGCGTCAGTACCTGGTGAGCCATGCGCTGGTGCGGTTGACGCTGTCGCGCTACGCGCCGGTGCCGCCGGAGGCCTGGGCCTTCGACACCAACGCGTATGGCCGGCCGATGGTGCGGGGGGAGTGGGGCCCAAAGCTGCGCTTCAACCTGTCCCATACGGACGGCATGGCGCTGGTGGCGGTGGGCTGGGACGCGGAGCTGGGCGCGGACGTGGAGGACGCGCAGCGCAAGGGGGAGACGGTGGAGATCGCCGACCACTACTTCGCCGCGTCGGAAGTGGCGGCGCTGAAGTCCCTGCCGCCGGAGCGGCACCGGGAGCGCTTCTTCGAGTACTGGACGCTGAAGGAGTCCTACATCAAGGCGCGCGGCGCGGGGCTGTCACTGCCGTTGGAGCAGTTCGCCTTCCACCTGGAGCCGGGACAGGCGCCGCGCATTTCCTTCGACCCACGGATGCAAGACGTGCCGGAGGCGTGGCAGTTCGTGCAGTTGCGCCCGTCGGAGCGGCACCAGGCGGCGGTGGCGGTGAACCGGCCCCGTGGGCAGCCGCTGACGGTGCGCTGGCAGTTCACCGTGCCGCTGGCCGGGGACACGCCGCCCCGGTTCCAGGCGGCGTAG
- a CDS encoding thioesterase II family protein — MQSASNLSPHAPDRWFPTRKPLTDPRLRLFCLPYAGGSVAIYNQWSQGLPAGVELCPVQLPGRERRLSEKPIGSLPALVDALLPAIAPLLDRPFAFFGYSMGARISLELARRLQARNGPRPVGLFLGAAGPPSVNTREPIHHLPEPEFIAQLRRYDGTPEEIFQHRELLELVLPMLRADFGIAFTEDGPQPAKLEVPISVVGSPEDKHVPTANLERWRDETRSEDVRVRLFPGGHFFIKSQRDALLAHISEDLNRWMGRAP, encoded by the coding sequence ATGCAAAGCGCGTCCAACTTGAGCCCTCATGCCCCCGACCGCTGGTTCCCCACCCGGAAGCCGTTGACGGACCCGCGGCTGCGGCTGTTCTGTCTGCCGTACGCCGGTGGCAGCGTGGCCATCTACAACCAGTGGAGCCAGGGCCTGCCGGCAGGTGTGGAGCTGTGCCCCGTCCAGCTCCCCGGGCGCGAGCGCCGTCTGTCGGAGAAGCCCATTGGCAGCCTGCCTGCCCTGGTGGACGCGCTGCTGCCCGCCATCGCGCCGCTGCTGGACCGGCCTTTCGCCTTCTTCGGCTACAGCATGGGCGCTCGCATCTCCCTGGAGCTCGCTCGGCGCCTCCAGGCCCGCAATGGCCCGCGCCCCGTGGGCCTGTTCCTGGGGGCCGCCGGGCCGCCGTCCGTCAACACCCGCGAGCCCATCCACCACCTGCCCGAACCGGAGTTCATCGCGCAGCTGCGGCGCTACGACGGCACGCCCGAGGAGATCTTCCAGCACCGCGAGCTGCTGGAGCTGGTGCTGCCCATGCTGCGCGCCGACTTCGGCATCGCCTTCACGGAGGACGGCCCCCAGCCCGCGAAGCTGGAGGTCCCCATCTCCGTCGTCGGCTCGCCCGAGGACAAGCACGTCCCCACCGCGAACCTGGAGCGCTGGCGCGACGAGACGCGGAGTGAGGACGTCCGCGTCCGCCTCTTCCCCGGCGGCCACTTCTTCATCAAGTCGCAGCGGGACGCCCTCCTCGCGCACATCAGCGAGGACCTGAACCGGTGGATGGGCCGCGCGCCCTGA
- the cysC gene encoding adenylyl-sulfate kinase — MGRSAGFILWLTGLSGAGKSTLSRTLRAHLTASMPVEVLDGDEVRTWLSRGLGFTREDREENVRRIGHVARLLAKHGVGVIAAAISPYASSRAEVRRLAEEAGIPFVEILVQAPLDVLIARDVKGLYKKALAGELAHFTGVSDPYEVPDAPDVTVRSDVDTVEAGLRRVLETLRRRGLLDAAAAA; from the coding sequence ATGGGGCGTTCCGCGGGCTTCATACTCTGGCTGACAGGTCTGTCAGGTGCGGGCAAGAGCACCTTGTCCCGTACCCTGCGTGCGCACCTGACCGCGTCGATGCCCGTGGAGGTGCTGGACGGGGATGAGGTGCGCACCTGGCTGTCCCGCGGACTGGGCTTCACCCGCGAGGACCGCGAGGAGAACGTTCGCCGCATCGGTCATGTGGCCCGGCTGCTGGCGAAGCACGGGGTGGGCGTCATCGCCGCGGCCATCTCGCCCTATGCGAGCTCGCGCGCCGAGGTGCGCCGGCTGGCCGAGGAGGCGGGCATCCCCTTCGTGGAAATCCTTGTCCAGGCGCCTCTGGACGTGCTCATCGCCCGGGACGTGAAGGGGCTCTACAAGAAGGCGCTGGCCGGCGAGCTGGCGCACTTCACCGGCGTGTCGGACCCCTATGAGGTGCCTGACGCGCCCGACGTCACCGTCCGCTCGGATGTGGACACCGTGGAGGCGGGCCTGCGGCGCGTCTTGGAGACGCTGCGAAGGCGGGGCCTGCTCGACGCCGCGGCGGCGGCGTGA
- a CDS encoding MBL fold metallo-hydrolase, with the protein MLDRPMYLKPNVAIEPLYNQWYAWWYLLSPATAPLFVTNLHQKLMQSFVANPDVHVAALKNPMLMGGPFINHPAAKAPRVKELLERTQKEQANMLAYTKAVAELEQLMAPNNGGSLEGLYAKVPDILRGYVELTYDLSNRASARYIEPLLYRSPFHKESSQSVTLMQVDGDWRPYIFSTPRLEEDTPLWLRVPYKHEGLDALFRMRHTPGSPGQVAEMLGVPASAADAFAALFTETEPRRTERYTGEGVRVRYFGHACVLLETKDVSILTDPVISYEFPTELPRFTHSDLPERIDYVVLTHGHADHLMMETLIQLRHRVGCIIVPRNNGNSLADPSLRLMLHHNGFKNVVEIDDLQEIPVPGGSITGLPFLGEHSDLAIQAKTAHLVRLGGKSMLMAADSNAIEPRMYQHLRDIVGTIDVLFLGMECEGGPMSWMYGPLLCNPLPRKMDQARRLNGSDSARAIEITNYLSPKEVYVYAMGQEPWLRHVMILVYDDKAPQIVESNKFLEHCRTKGIQAERPYVKMERILA; encoded by the coding sequence ATGCTGGACCGACCCATGTACCTCAAGCCGAACGTCGCCATCGAGCCGCTCTACAATCAGTGGTACGCGTGGTGGTACCTGCTGTCTCCGGCGACGGCCCCGCTGTTCGTGACGAACCTGCACCAGAAGCTGATGCAGTCCTTCGTGGCGAATCCGGACGTGCACGTGGCGGCCCTGAAGAACCCGATGCTGATGGGCGGCCCGTTCATCAACCACCCGGCGGCGAAGGCCCCGCGCGTGAAGGAGCTCCTGGAGCGGACGCAGAAGGAGCAGGCCAACATGCTCGCGTACACCAAGGCGGTGGCCGAGCTGGAGCAGCTCATGGCGCCCAACAACGGCGGCTCCCTGGAGGGCCTCTACGCCAAGGTGCCCGACATCCTCCGCGGCTACGTGGAGCTCACGTACGACCTGAGCAACCGCGCCAGCGCGCGGTACATCGAGCCGCTCCTGTACCGCAGCCCCTTCCACAAGGAGTCCTCGCAGAGCGTGACGCTCATGCAGGTGGACGGCGACTGGCGGCCCTACATCTTCAGCACGCCCCGCCTGGAGGAGGACACGCCCCTGTGGCTGCGCGTCCCCTACAAGCACGAAGGCCTGGACGCCCTCTTCCGCATGCGCCACACGCCGGGCTCGCCCGGCCAGGTCGCGGAGATGCTCGGCGTGCCCGCCTCCGCCGCGGACGCCTTCGCCGCGCTCTTCACCGAAACCGAGCCCCGCCGCACGGAGCGCTACACCGGTGAGGGCGTGCGCGTGCGCTACTTCGGCCACGCCTGCGTGCTGCTGGAGACGAAGGACGTCAGCATCCTCACCGACCCCGTCATCAGCTACGAGTTCCCCACGGAGCTCCCCCGCTTCACCCACTCCGACCTGCCCGAGCGCATCGACTACGTGGTCCTCACCCACGGCCACGCCGACCACCTGATGATGGAGACGCTCATCCAGCTTCGGCACCGGGTGGGCTGCATCATCGTCCCGCGCAACAACGGCAACTCGCTGGCGGACCCATCGCTGAGGCTGATGCTCCACCACAACGGCTTCAAGAACGTGGTGGAGATCGACGACCTCCAGGAGATCCCCGTGCCGGGCGGCTCTATCACCGGCCTGCCCTTCCTGGGCGAGCACAGCGACCTGGCCATCCAGGCCAAGACGGCGCACCTGGTGCGCCTGGGCGGCAAGTCCATGCTGATGGCGGCGGACTCCAACGCCATCGAGCCGCGCATGTACCAGCACCTGCGCGACATCGTCGGCACCATCGACGTGCTGTTCCTCGGCATGGAGTGCGAAGGCGGCCCGATGAGCTGGATGTACGGCCCGCTGCTGTGCAATCCCCTGCCCCGGAAGATGGACCAGGCCCGCCGGCTCAACGGCTCCGACAGCGCTCGCGCCATCGAAATCACCAACTACCTGTCGCCCAAGGAGGTCTACGTCTACGCCATGGGCCAGGAGCCGTGGCTGCGCCACGTGATGATCCTCGTCTATGACGACAAGGCCCCACAGATTGTCGAGTCGAACAAGTTCCTGGAGCACTGCCGCACGAAGGGCATTCAGGCCGAGCGCCCCTACGTGAAGATGGAGCGCATCCTCGCTTGA
- the istB gene encoding IS21-like element helper ATPase IstB codes for MNLVEITRALTTLRLSGMAQAVEARILQAQAEKLAPLDFLSALVNDELTRRSDSFIQRRLKQGAFRDAGKTLDGFDFDFNKKMNRRLVFELATGGFVERREDALFLGPPGTGKSHIAQALGRAVIQSQGHRVLYREAHHLLEELAEASLEGTRRQKLDALTGAPLLIIDDLGMRKLPATAAEDLLELIMRRYEKASTLITSNRPVEDWGKLLGDNAAVAAMLDRLLHHAHVVQFGPRSWRTKGAMELRTSESAG; via the coding sequence ATGAATCTCGTCGAAATCACCCGCGCCCTCACCACCTTGCGCCTGTCCGGCATGGCCCAGGCCGTCGAGGCCCGCATCCTCCAGGCGCAAGCCGAGAAGCTCGCTCCACTCGACTTCCTCTCCGCCCTCGTCAACGACGAGTTGACTCGCAGAAGCGACAGCTTCATCCAACGCCGCCTCAAGCAGGGCGCCTTCCGCGACGCGGGCAAGACGCTCGACGGCTTCGACTTCGACTTCAACAAGAAGATGAATCGCCGCCTCGTCTTCGAGCTGGCCACCGGCGGCTTCGTGGAGCGGCGCGAGGACGCGCTCTTCCTTGGCCCTCCAGGCACCGGCAAGAGTCACATCGCCCAGGCCCTCGGCCGCGCCGTCATCCAGTCCCAGGGCCATCGCGTCCTCTACCGCGAGGCGCACCACCTGCTCGAGGAGCTCGCCGAAGCAAGCCTCGAAGGCACCCGACGCCAGAAGCTCGATGCGCTCACCGGCGCGCCTCTGCTCATCATCGATGACCTCGGCATGCGCAAGCTGCCGGCCACCGCCGCCGAGGACCTGCTCGAGCTCATCATGCGCCGCTACGAGAAGGCTTCCACCCTCATCACCTCCAACCGGCCAGTGGAGGACTGGGGGAAGCTCTTGGGGGACAACGCCGCCGTGGCCGCCATGCTCGACCGTCTGCTGCACCATGCCCACGTCGTCCAATTCGGTCCCCGCAGCTGGCGCACCAAGGGGGCCATGGAGTTGCGGACCTCCGAGTCCGCGGGGTAG